CCGCGGTGCGGCGCGCGATCAACCAGGCGGTCGACAAGGACACCCTGGTCCGCACCGTCCTCGACGGGATCGAGCCCCGCGCCGATTTCCTGTTCGCCCCCACCATTCCCTACGCCGATGTCGGGCTGACACCCTACGGCTTCGACCGGGCGGCGGCGGACAAGTTCCTCGACGAGGCCGGCTGGGCCCGGGGCCGCGACGGGGTACGCGCGAAAGCCGGGCGCCCGTTGGCGCTCGAACTCGACTTCGTCGGCACCAACGCCCAACAGAAGGCCATCGCCGAGGTGATCCAGGCCGATCTCGCCCGGATCGGCATCGCCGTGCGCCTCGTCGGCGAGGAGGAGAGCGCGATCCTCGCCCGCCAGAAGGACGGGCGCTTCGGCCTGATCTTCGGCGAGACCTGGGGGCCGCCCTACGATCCCGCCTCCTTCGTCAGCGCGATGCGGGCGCCCTCGCACGCCGATTACCAGGCGCAGAAGGGCCTGCCCGACAAGGCCGGGATCGACGCCGCGATCACGGCGGCCCTCGCCGCCACCGACCCGGCCGAGCGGCAACGCCTTTACGCGAGAATCCTGACCATGCTGCACGAGGCGGCGGTGTACCTGCCGATCTCCCATGCCGTGGCGATCGAGGTCCACCGCGCCAGGGTCACGGGCGTGCGGTTCGGTGCGACGCTCAACGAGATCCCCTTCGCCGCCATGCGGCCGGCCGGGGCGTCCCGCTGATGCTGCGCTTTGCCGCCGCCCGCCTGGCACTGATCCCCCCGATGCTGCTCGGCGTCTCGCTTCTCGTCTTCACCATGTTGCGGCTGGGGCCGGGCGACCCGGCGCTCGACTATCTGCGCCTGTCGCAGGTTCCGCCGACCGACGCGGCCATCGCCGATGCCCGGGCGATGCTCGGCCTCGATCGCCCCTTCGTCGTCCAGTACCTCGACTGGCTGTGGCACGCGCTGCACGGCGATTTCGGCCTCTCCTACGCCACGCGCCGGCCGGTACTGCCGGAGCTTCTCGGCTACCTGCCCGCCACGCTCCAGCTCGCCGGGACGGCACTCGTGGTCAGCCTCGCATTGAGCCTGCCGCTCGGCGCCTGGGCGGCCGGGCATCGCGGCGGGTGGCAGGACCGGCTGGTGCGCGGCGTCGCGGTGCTCGGGGTCTCGCTGCCGAATTTCTGGATCGCCTTCCTGCTCGTCGCCACCTTCTCGGTGTCCCTCGGCTGGCTGCCGGCAACGGGGAGCGGCACCGCGCTCCACCTCGTCATGCCGACGCTGGCGATCGGCCTGATGTCGCTCTCGGTCAATGCCCGGCTCCTGCGGGCGAGCATGCTGGAGGTGGCAGGCGCGCGTCACGTGCTCTATGCCCGCCTGCGCGGTCTTCCTGAGCGCGCCGTGACCCGCCGCCATGTCTTGCGCAACGCCCTCGTGCCCGTCGTCACGGCGACGGGGATGCATGTCGGCGAGCTACTGGGCGGCGCTCTGGTGGTCGAGACGATCTTCTCCTGGCCGGGCATCGGCCGCTACGCCGTCTCGGCGATCTACGATCGCGACTACCCGGTGATCCAGTGCTTCACCCTGGTGATGACGGTGGTGTTCGTCCTGTGCAACCTCGCGGTCGACCTCGCCTATGCCTGGCTCGATCCGCGCATCCGCCTCGCGGGAGACGCCGCGTGAGGATCTCCGGCCTCGCCACCGCCCGCCCCGGGCCGGTCACCGTTGCGGGAGCGCTCGCCGCCTGCTTCGTGCTCCTCGCCCTCGTCGGACCGCTCGCGGCCCCCCACGATCCCCTGGCGGTCGATCTCGCCCATCGGTTCGAGGCGCCGAACCTCACGCATCTCCTCGGCACCGACCATCTCGGCCGCGACATCCTCTCGCGGCTGATCGCCGGGGCGCGCACCACCCTCGGCTCGGTCCTGGTCGTGCTCGCGCTTGTCGTGGCGCTCGGCCTCTCGGTCGGGGGGCTCGCCGGGATGGTGGGAGGACGGGTCGATGCCGGGCTGATGCGCCTGTGCGACGTCTTCCTCACCGTGCCGACCTTCGTGCTGGCCCTGTTCATGATCGGCGCGCTCGGCACCGGCCTCGTCAACGTGGTGGCGGCCATCGTGCTGTCGCACTGGGCCTGGTACGCGCGGATCGTGCGCGGCCTCGTCCTGGAGTTGAAGACCCGCGATTACGTGCTGGCGGCGCGGATCGCCGGCGCGCCGCCGCTCGCGATCTTCGCCGAGCACGTGCTGCCCGGCGTGGTGCCGCCGCTCGCCGCGCTCGCCACCCTCGATATCGGCCACATGGCGCTCCACGTCGCCGGGCTGTCCTTCCTCGGCCTCGGCGTGCAGCCGCCGACACCGGAATGGGGCGTGATGATCAACGACGGGCGCCCGTTCTTCTGGACCCGGCCGTTCCTCGTCGTCTGGCCGGGGCTCGCGATCGCCCTTTCGGTGCTGGCCTTCAATCGCCTCGGCGACGCCCTGCGCGACCGCCTCGACCCGACGCTCGTCGCGGGACGCGGACTGTGAGCGCGCAGACGCTCCGGATCGACGGCCTTCGCGTCGAGACCTGGCGAGGGCGCGAGACACGACCTCTGGTGCGGGACGTGACCCTGGATCTGCACGAAGGCGAGGTCCTGGCCCTCGTCGGCGCCAGCGGGTCCGGCAAGTCGCTCGCCTGCGCCGGCCTCCTCGGGGTATTGCCGCCGGGCACGCGGCAGGCGGGCGGGCGCATCCTCCTCGGCGGGACGGAGGCGAAGCCGGAGGCCTTGCGCGGCCGGGCCGTCGCCAGCGTGCTCCAGGCGCCGCGCACCGCCTTCAACCCCCTGCGGACGCTTCGAGACCATGCCGGCGAGACCCTGGCGGTGGCGGGGATCCGCGGCCGGGCCGGGCGGGAGGCAATGAACGAGGCCCTAGCGGCGGTCGGGCTCGGCGAGGATCCGGGCGTGCCGGACCTCTATCCGTTCCAGATGTCGGGCGGGATGCTGCAGCGGGCGATGATCGCGCTGGCACTCCTTTCCCGGGCGCCCTTCCTCGTCGCCGACGAACCGACCACCGATCTCGACCTCGTCGCGCAGGCCGGCATCCTCGATCTCCTCGCTCGCCTCGTCCGCAAGCACGATCTGGGATTGCTGATCGTCACCCATGATCTCGGCGTCGTCGCCCGCCTCGCCGACCGGGTGGCGGTGATGGAGGAAGGCCGCATCGTCGAGACGGGCGATGTCTCCCGCCTGTTCGCAGAGCCGGCGCATCCGGCGACGCGGGCCCTCCTCGACGCCCATCGTGCGCTGCACGAGGTCCAGGCATGACGGCGCTGCTGACGGCGGAAGGGCTCGGCAAGACCTATCCGGGCGCCGGCTGGCGGAAGGCGGCCCGACCGGTCCTGGCCGGGATCGACCTCGCCCTCGCGGTGGGGGAATGCGTCGCCCTGATCGGCCGCAGCGGCTCGGGCAAGAGCACGCTGGCCCGCCTGCTCCTCGGGCTGGAAGACGCCGATGACGGAACGGTTCGGTTTCGCGGCGCGCCCCTCGGCACGCTCGACCGCGACGGCCGGCGGGCCTTCCGCGCCGCGGTGCAGATGGTGCTCCAGGATCCGCTCTCGGCGGTGAATCCCCGGCACAGTATCGGGCGGATCGTCGCCGAGCCCCTGCGCCACCTGACCGGCCTGTCGGGCCCGGAGCGGGAGGCGCGGGCCGCGGAAGTCCTCGACATGGTCGGCCTCGACCCGGCCGAAGCCGGTCGGCTGCCCGGCCAGCTCTCCGGCGGCCAGGTGCAGCGGGTCGGACTCGCCCGGGCGCTCGCCACCCGGCCCGCCCTCGTGCTCCTCGACGAGGCGATCTCGAACCTCGACGCGCCGCGCCAGGTCGATATCCTCGACCGCCTCTCGGACCTGCGCCGCCGGCACGGGACCGCCTTCCTCCTCGTCACCCACGACGTGCGGCTGGCACGCCGCTTCGCCGACCGGGTCGTGGTGCTGAGCGAGGGGCGGATCGTCGATATGTCGGCCTGCAGGTCGGGTCTCGGCAGGACTTGCCTCACCCTGTCGCACCCGGCGGCGTGCGCCCTCGTGGATGCCGTCCTGCCCGCCACGCCCAAGGAGATCGGCTGATGCAGCGGATCACCGTCACCCTCGACCCGGACCTCGTGGCCGAGGTCGACCGGATCGCCGAACGGCGCGGCTATGCCGGCCGTTCGGAGGCGATGCGCGACCTTCTGCGGCGCGGCCTCGCCGAGACCCGCCGCGCGCTCGACCCCGACCTTTGTTGCGTGGCGACCTTCACCTTCGTCGCCGAGGCCGGCCTGCGCGACCTCGGCCAGCGCCTCGCCGCGATCCAGCAGCAGCGGCACGACCTCGTGATCGCGCAGCTCCAGGTCCCCCTCGACCACGATGCGAGCCTGCACACGCTCCTCGTCCGCGGCCGGGTGCGCGAGATCCTCGACTTCGCCGACGCGGTCGCGACCCAGCGCGGCATCCGCCACGACAGCCTCTCGATCATCCCGGCCCGGATCGAGCTCGGCGACCACCGCCACGGTCCGGATCCGCATGCCTCCAGCCCGCACCCCCACGAGCATATCCGGACGTGATCCGGGCCGGCCTCGTCGCGGTGAGCCGCCCGGCGACCGACCATCCGGCCGGCGGCGCCCCGGTCCTGCCGCTTGACGGCGGCGGCTTCGACACCGCCATTCGACCGGGGCGCATCCTTCGGGCGAGTGTCGCCCGTCCGCGGCCGCCGCGATCGTCGGCGGCGTCCTCTTCCACGCCCGAGATCCTCTTCCACGCCC
This sequence is a window from Methylobacterium sp. SyP6R. Protein-coding genes within it:
- the nikR gene encoding nickel-responsive transcriptional regulator NikR yields the protein MQRITVTLDPDLVAEVDRIAERRGYAGRSEAMRDLLRRGLAETRRALDPDLCCVATFTFVAEAGLRDLGQRLAAIQQQRHDLVIAQLQVPLDHDASLHTLLVRGRVREILDFADAVATQRGIRHDSLSIIPARIELGDHRHGPDPHASSPHPHEHIRT
- a CDS encoding ATP-binding cassette domain-containing protein, translating into MTALLTAEGLGKTYPGAGWRKAARPVLAGIDLALAVGECVALIGRSGSGKSTLARLLLGLEDADDGTVRFRGAPLGTLDRDGRRAFRAAVQMVLQDPLSAVNPRHSIGRIVAEPLRHLTGLSGPEREARAAEVLDMVGLDPAEAGRLPGQLSGGQVQRVGLARALATRPALVLLDEAISNLDAPRQVDILDRLSDLRRRHGTAFLLVTHDVRLARRFADRVVVLSEGRIVDMSACRSGLGRTCLTLSHPAACALVDAVLPATPKEIG
- the nikB gene encoding nickel ABC transporter permease subunit NikB, which produces MLRFAAARLALIPPMLLGVSLLVFTMLRLGPGDPALDYLRLSQVPPTDAAIADARAMLGLDRPFVVQYLDWLWHALHGDFGLSYATRRPVLPELLGYLPATLQLAGTALVVSLALSLPLGAWAAGHRGGWQDRLVRGVAVLGVSLPNFWIAFLLVATFSVSLGWLPATGSGTALHLVMPTLAIGLMSLSVNARLLRASMLEVAGARHVLYARLRGLPERAVTRRHVLRNALVPVVTATGMHVGELLGGALVVETIFSWPGIGRYAVSAIYDRDYPVIQCFTLVMTVVFVLCNLAVDLAYAWLDPRIRLAGDAA
- the nikC gene encoding nickel ABC transporter permease subunit NikC gives rise to the protein MRISGLATARPGPVTVAGALAACFVLLALVGPLAAPHDPLAVDLAHRFEAPNLTHLLGTDHLGRDILSRLIAGARTTLGSVLVVLALVVALGLSVGGLAGMVGGRVDAGLMRLCDVFLTVPTFVLALFMIGALGTGLVNVVAAIVLSHWAWYARIVRGLVLELKTRDYVLAARIAGAPPLAIFAEHVLPGVVPPLAALATLDIGHMALHVAGLSFLGLGVQPPTPEWGVMINDGRPFFWTRPFLVVWPGLAIALSVLAFNRLGDALRDRLDPTLVAGRGL
- a CDS encoding ATP-binding cassette domain-containing protein is translated as MSAQTLRIDGLRVETWRGRETRPLVRDVTLDLHEGEVLALVGASGSGKSLACAGLLGVLPPGTRQAGGRILLGGTEAKPEALRGRAVASVLQAPRTAFNPLRTLRDHAGETLAVAGIRGRAGREAMNEALAAVGLGEDPGVPDLYPFQMSGGMLQRAMIALALLSRAPFLVADEPTTDLDLVAQAGILDLLARLVRKHDLGLLIVTHDLGVVARLADRVAVMEEGRIVETGDVSRLFAEPAHPATRALLDAHRALHEVQA